A region of the Clupea harengus chromosome 7, Ch_v2.0.2, whole genome shotgun sequence genome:
AAGAattggacagaaaaaaaaccataCTGAAGTCAAAGTGAAAAAAGTCATTGTCTCTGAAATTCACCTCACCATGAAACCTTTTCAAAGAGTGTATGATGACTGTAATAATATTCATAAATGATTATTATAGCAAGAATGATAATGGGTGTGTTCAAATAGTAAACTTCTCCCAAGTTGAAAGCCAAGTGCtcagaaaataaatacatagtcTCAGTTTTTTTCAGTCCAGGACAACAATAAAGGGGAAAAAGAGCCTCTCTTCAAATAAAATTGAGACCATAGTGCTGCCTTCTCCGGATGTCAGTCTTTGATCTATCCAGACAGGCAGCActcatctctttcttcctgtaTTTAAtagatctccctctctctccctccaaacATTGCGATGGACTGCAGAATCACGGAACAGGCCACTGGAACTCCATTCAGATGAATCTGCTTTGTGAACCTGCATACTGCTTGGCTGGAGATCAGACAGGGCATATTGTGGACTAGACCTGAGCCAGCTCTGCACATTCATAGCTTGTCCGGCAGGCAAGTTTCATCAGCGGTCAAAGGAGTCTGTTCTCCACTCGCAGTCCGCTGGCTGGTCACTGGTAGCCCAGGGCTGAGGCCGAGCCTAGTCTCTGACTGTAAAGCGTGTACGGGGAGTAATAGGGTGAAGAGCCCGGGAGTGAGTGCATGGGCAAGGACGGGGCCCCTGGCAGATGGGCCTTGCCATAGGGGTGATAGCGTGCCAGGCTCAGGCTGGGTGAGCCGCGGAGGGAGAAGGAGCTGTGGAGGGAGCCTGGGCTGGTGGGGGGAGGCAGGTGGAGGTGACAGGAGTTGGCGGAGGAGACAGACGACGGGTAGGCTGACAGGAGCTTGCCATCGACGACCggcagagccgtgtgtgtgcgcagatggGACAGCAGCTCCTCGGAGGTGGAGAAGCGCTTGTCACACGGACCCCCCACGGACACCCAGTTGCAGGCGTGCTGCTGGTGCTCATTGGGGAGCATGAAGCCGTAGGTGTAGAgcgggtgggagagggagggcgtGCTGCTGGATGTTAGGGCCGTGGGGTGGAGCGAGGGCAGGTGTTGGGAGGGGTACATCAGGGGGAAACCGGACTTGAGGGAAGAGGGGTCGTGGACGCAGGTGGAGCAGTTGCTGCCTATGTGGGGAGCGTTTGGGTAGGTGATGCAGTAGGGGTCCCTACATAGACCCTGCATGAAGGATGGGGGCGAGGCTCCCGTGAGGGGACTGGAGTTGGGGTGCTTCCCTGGAACCCCCATTCCTGCCCCGAATTGCGAGGGGTACCCAGCATACGCCCCAACGATAGACCCATGGTATCCCATAGAGGAGGGTGGCAGGGGGAAGACAGAGTGACCTGGTTTGAATGGGGACACGGGGGCCACATGTCCGGCATGGGGGAGCTGAGCGTCGGCCTTGTTGTCGGGCTGCGGGCTGCTAGCGGAGCTGGCATTGCTGGAGTTGGCACTCGCCCTGGCATGGCTGGAGTTGGCGATCTGTGCATGGTCCAGGCCTGGCTTGCAGTGCTCAGTCTCTTTTTTCACCGGACCACTGTCCCCAGAGCCCGGGTCAGCGCTCCCCAACTTGGAGTCTGTGTGCTGGGACTGAGCGTGGGCTGTTTTCTGGGTGGGGGAGGGCTGGGACTGCCGGTGAGattggggtggtgtgtgttgagggggggaGCTGGTTCTGGGAGAGGTGGCGTGGGGTGGGAAGGAGGGGCACGTGACTGCAATGGCGCTGCCACCAGGAACCCGAAAACCAGCCTTGTCTGCCCCACCATTCAGGACTCCATCTTTACGGCACTCTCCACCAGTCTTGGAATAGGGCTTGAAGCTGGACTTGTCATCGTGTTGCTGGTCTCCAGACTTGACAGAGGATCCAGAGGACCGTGTGCCTGAGTCCTTGTCACTGTGGCCACTGGAGTTGAGGGAAGCGTGTTTAGAGGATGGAGGTGGGTCTGGCTTCCCAATCTGAGAACAGGTCTGGGCCAGGAGGGCTAGAGGGCTCTTTTTGGCATCCAGCtaaaacagcagaaaaaaagggGCACCGTGaataaatgtttatgttttgcaTGTACATTGTTTCGGTACATTTTTTAATACAAACGCGTAAGAGTAACACAGGGCATGTGCGTTGActcaaaaatacattgtaattTACGTGGGTGAAAAACGACCTGGAGTTACACACTACATGAGTCACGTAGTTATGATGACCAGTTTGGAGCGTCTACTGGCTCTTGACAGCTGACTACTAGGCTATTGTTATTAATTTGCGCAACCAACCAAATCATGAACAGCATTTTTAAATGGCCTCATGAAACATCTGTTTTCTGCATATAAGGGAATCCTCTGATACATAAAACTCATGTTAAAGAAAAAAGTGATAAATAGTAACGGGCACGGCGCACGTATATTTGGCATTTAAGTGAAATATAGACGATACGTTCCGCAACCTCACACGGCTCAAGATGTTTGTGCGCTTTTACTATATAAACTGCGCGAGatgaaactaaataaaataaatgagcaAATTGGTAAAAGGAACATATTCTGTACAAATACACTATTTCATATTAAGAATTATCACATAAAATAAAGAACTAACGTAAAGACTTACATGCATTCTAAAATAGTCTGGAAAGGAATACATTGCCTTACCTCAATGCTAACTGGTGCGGAACTCAAGGGTTGTAAATACTCCGGGTGAAGTATGTGGCTATGAGTCAACATTTTAAGAATCCGGATGGGTAGTCTCTTTTCTTGGCGTAAAGGATCCGAGGGTGCCAATACCGTGCACAAGGACTTCTGTGTCCCAAATATATAGGAGAAACTACCGCTGTCAGTGATATTCTCAGCGCTCTCTGGGCTCCGACTGCGTGAACCGGCTTCAGACCCGAGAGGAGAACTGTTCATCTGGATCCAGGCGGAGCTCGGACCAAGGGCGGTGGTTGTGGATGGGGTGCTATTTAAATATCATTTATAAATAACAGGCAATGATAGTAAAGTCGTCAAAGTCATCGTATTCCAGTCTGTGTTCAATTTATATCCAAATGGGAATGCCAAACATCCACACAAAAAGTCCTTTTTAAATGAGAATACGAGGATATCGTTCCGCTCCGAGTCTGTCGTTTTCGCTCACCCGAGATGACCGCTGTCCCTGTGACTGGCAACGTTGAATAAAGCAATAATATCCGTTATAAATCAGTATGAGCcactgaaaaataaaatgcagaaaatgtattttcaatTATATCCCATATAGAGACTGGTACAGGCATTCACAATTCCTTCGTAACATCGGACTGAACTCTTGTCATCTCCGTGCACACTGCGACGCACAACACACAGCGAAGATCTGCTACTTACTACACACACCAAAGATCTGAAGGGAGAACTTCAAAGCGAAAAGCTGCGCACCAATCAGGGCAATCCGCATTTCTAATCAGATGGGCGGTGTTTGTGAAGGGGGCGTGGTTTTTAAATTCGTTCAAGCTTTCTTCGAAGACTCTCCACCTCCTCAAATCCGCATGACCTGTTATTTAAATTATTTGTATCATAAGTAACTGGGACACCGCCTTGTAAAACTGTCGACCAGTGCTGGTAAGTCAACCTATGTGTTTTATGTAGTATAGCTAGAGAATAATTCCCAGAACTGGGTAAACCTGCATCAGCATTTGGAGACTGCTCGACATGTCTGGACAAGAGGAAGTACATTACGCCAGTTGAAATGTCAAAACTGCTGATTAATTTAATTAGTTTCATTTATGAATGTCACTGCCAGCACAATGACGGCCTATGTTTGTTTCTGCCTCCAGTGACGGAATGTTAATGACTTTATTACATTACTGCTAGCTGATTTGCCATTGGAGTAATTCGGCTAACTTAATTACGCAATAAATTAGCTTAATTACTTAAAATGAAAGCTGACAAGGGTTAATATGGTCATACTGGCACAGCTTGTGTCTTGAAAATCTTTCAGATGCTGCTCAAATATTACAAAAAGCAGCACAGTACAGTATTTTGACTGGTTTGAATTATTTTAGACCTATTGCCCCTGTGTACAACGGTCCACATAATGGTATGTTGACCTGCCTAATGGGCAAACTAGATTGGAATCACTGTTGTCACTTTGTGGCTGTCAACATCATGATTCATGATATGCATTAAGAGTACGCATTGTCTCAGGAGGACAACAACAGGAAAACCAGATTAGTCAATAATCACAAAGTCACTGTTATCCATTAAATAATTAACCAAACAATCTTCCCCCATGCCCGTCTCTCCCAAGGCAACTGAATACCCCCTTTCAAACTGGGCCTGGCACCTAGTATAggcgcttttccactgcagaaaCTCAGGGCACTTAGCACGAACGTTTACAGAACAACCCCCTAATCGGACCTTTCAACCTTGCTGTGTCCATTGCAGTGAAGGAACTATGGACTTACAAGTGATGTAGCGTAATATTTTGCTCTTCAATCGCAAATGATAATGATATATTTCTCCAGTggcagcaccaacattagacAATTAAACCAGAGATTTTCCAGATAACAACAGGATTACCTCAAGGTCGAGCTGACAGTAGAATTTTGCTATAAAGTTGCTAACCCTCGATTGAATGGCTTCATGACAGCTGTAATTACTTGATAAATTAACATACCAGCACCATTATGATTGATCAAAGCCTATATTTGAGTTGACattttgcttgtgttcattcagtgactgtAACCTCAACAGGATAACTATGTAAGCTATAATGTATTTAGCTGTATTCACTGCTCAACCTCTGGTAAATCTTTTTCTGGTTTTCTGGGGATTGTTGTTAACTTCCACTCACGTTGTGTTTAACCAATCAGCGCTAACCGTCACTGCAAGCAccacccagcagtttcagggccACACAGAAGTACCTACCCCGAGGTAGGAACTTATTTTGCCCCTGTAAACGGCCCTGAAAGAGTTCCTACAGGAgtggttcctgcagtggaaaaccaTTTAAAGGTGCCGACCCCTCTAAAACGGCCTGTGaattcctgcagtggaaaaaccATTACAACATTTAATGAAGATCCTTCTACTTTATTATAAATCACatacgacacacacatgcatatgcatacaaacacacacatgccccccccccccccccatacacacagagtgttgtattttatatatttccgtgcattacatttaaaaatatgtaCTGAAAAACAGGAACGCCAATTCAATTAACATTCACATAAAAAGACAATGTGTGCTTTGATGTTAAATGGGAATATGGAAAGCAACCACTTGCCTGTATTGAACAAGGGTGTGAGAGTTGCAGAGCATAAACAATACCTGTCAAATGAGTCATGGTGTGTGAAAGAGGCCTGTAGGTGAAACAAAGAGCACCTGGGAAGCCACATGAAAGCTGACGA
Encoded here:
- the znf703 gene encoding zinc finger protein 703; translation: MNSSPLGSEAGSRSRSPESAENITDSGSFSYIFGTQKSLCTVLAPSDPLRQEKRLPIRILKMLTHSHILHPEYLQPLSSAPVSIELDAKKSPLALLAQTCSQIGKPDPPPSSKHASLNSSGHSDKDSGTRSSGSSVKSGDQQHDDKSSFKPYSKTGGECRKDGVLNGGADKAGFRVPGGSAIAVTCPSFPPHATSPRTSSPPQHTPPQSHRQSQPSPTQKTAHAQSQHTDSKLGSADPGSGDSGPVKKETEHCKPGLDHAQIANSSHARASANSSNASSASSPQPDNKADAQLPHAGHVAPVSPFKPGHSVFPLPPSSMGYHGSIVGAYAGYPSQFGAGMGVPGKHPNSSPLTGASPPSFMQGLCRDPYCITYPNAPHIGSNCSTCVHDPSSLKSGFPLMYPSQHLPSLHPTALTSSSTPSLSHPLYTYGFMLPNEHQQHACNWVSVGGPCDKRFSTSEELLSHLRTHTALPVVDGKLLSAYPSSVSSANSCHLHLPPPTSPGSLHSSFSLRGSPSLSLARYHPYGKAHLPGAPSLPMHSLPGSSPYYSPYTLYSQRLGSASALGYQ